One Besnoitia besnoiti strain Bb-Ger1 chromosome VIII, whole genome shotgun sequence DNA segment encodes these proteins:
- a CDS encoding Rab 5 (encoded by transcript BESB_085530) → MMASSGATGEGAYQRPGSQTYSSHASDFGFRGDRAAGEQPKTLHFKLVLLGDTSVGKSCLVVRFAKDEFYEYQESTIGAAFMTQSVDLGSCIVKFEIWDTAGQERYRSLAPMYYRGAAAAVVVYDISNRDSFQGAKSWIQELQTVNDRSNVVIALAGNKEDLTAERQVPKQEAQQYADEHGILFLETSAKTGHNVNELFYEIAALLPKTRKEHDPHAGFQLNKTQEQKPSSRAWCACGGGRSS, encoded by the exons ATGATGGCTAGCAGTGGCGCCACAGGCGAGGGAGCGTACCAGCGGCCGGGATCGCAGACCTACTCCTCGCACGCGTCAGACTTTGGGttccgcggagaccgcgctgccggcgagcaGCCGAAAACGCTGCACTTCAAACTCGTCTTGCTGGGCGACACCAGCGTTGGGAAAAGTTGCCTCGTCGTCAGATTCGCGAAAGACGAATTCTACGAGTACCAAGAGAGCACAATCGGCG CGGCTTTCATGACTCAGTCCGTGGACCTGGGCAGCTGCATTGTCAAGTTCGAGATCTGGGATACCGCCGGGCAGGAGCGCTACCGGTCTTTGGCGCCGATGTACTACAG aggcgcggctgcggctgtggTGGTGTATGATATCTCCAATCGCGACAGCTTCCAGGGCGCCAAGTCGTGGATTCAGGAGCTCCAAACTGTCAACGACCGGTCAAACGTGGTCATTG CGCTGGCGGGAAACAAGGAAGATCTCACGGCTGAGCGCCAAGTGCCGAAGCAG GAGGCTCAGCAGTACGCGGACGAGCATGGGATTCTGTTTCTCGAAACCAGCGCAAAGACTGGTCACAACGTCAACGAACTCTTCTACGAAATCG cggcgctgcttccgaagacgcgaaaggAGCACGATCCTCATGCCGGCTTTCAGCTGAATAAAACTCAGGAGCAGAAACCTTCCTCGCGGGCTTGGtgtgcgtgcggcggcgggagaaGCAGCTGA
- a CDS encoding hypothetical protein (encoded by transcript BESB_085540) — translation MARLSFKRIALALAVAAGILVAGGASDAAAELSPREEFDKATRELGDKFKELLPSDSSIQAPLSLTALVGVAGSAALLARA, via the exons ATGGCTCGTCTCAGCTTCAAGCGcatcgcgctcgcgctggctGTAGCAGCGGGcatcctcgtcgccggcggagcctccG ATGCGGCAGCCGAACTCTCCCCACGCGAAGAATTTGACAAAGCCACAAGGGAACTGGGAGACAAATTTAAAGAGCTATTGCCATCGGACTCTAGCATCCAGGCGCCCCTCAGCCTCACGGctctcgtcggcgtcgccggcagcgctgcgcttctcgcgcgtgcgtgA
- a CDS encoding putative electron transfer flavoprotein subunit beta (encoded by transcript BESB_085550) — protein sequence MKGILGTAVVCVKRTLDFAIKPQLDPGRKAMRTEGLKHSINPFCEIAVEEAVRLKEQGLVQRIVAVSVGGPGAPQPQQDVLRHALAMGADEAVLIQSPFKPDLHLQTLPTAKILRSFVKSRRGQLVLLGKQSTDGDNQQVPQLLAGLLGWPQATCLFKLEVSAVPDRLLEALEGNERLPEEEKQRRLEKHRAKVLLATREIDGGLQTVRLAPPAVLSCDLRLNTPRFVTLPNLMKAKKKPIPVLDASKLVSESDLKPRLEILRVEEPPRRAPGRRVANVDELIERLITEAKVIHS from the exons ATGAAGGGCATCTTGGGCACTGCAGTTGTGTGCGTCAAGCGCACGCTGGACTTCGCAATCAAACCGCAACTCGACCCTGGGAGAAAGGCGATGCGAACGGAGGGCCTGAAGCACTCAATCAACCCGTTCTGCGAGATTGCAGTTGAAGAG GCAGTTCGGCTGAAGGAGCAAGGTCTCGTCCAGCGGATCGTTGCAGTCTCTGTTGGCGGCCCAGGCGCTCCCCA GCCTCAGCAGGACGTTCTGCGGCACGCACTGGCGATGGGAGCCGACGAGGCTGTGCTGATTCAAAGTC CTTTTAAACCCGACCTTCACCTTCAGACTCTGCCGACAGCAAAGATTCTACGGAGCTTCGTGAAAAGTCGACGAGGGCAACTTGTTCTCCTCGGCAAACAG TCCACCGACGGCGACAACCAGCAAGTGCCACAGCTGCTCGCAGGCCTCCTCGGGTGGCCTCAAGCGACGTGTCTCTTCAAGCTCGAAGTCTCCGCGGTGCCTGACCGTCTCTTGGAGGCGCTGGAAGGGAACGAAAGACTCCCTGAGGAGGAAAAACAGAGACGACTCGAGAAGCACAGGGCGAAAGTGCTCCTAGCAACCAGAGAAATTGACGGCGGGCTCCAAACG GTCCGCCTAGCCCCGCCAGCCGTTCTGAGCTGCGATTTGCGTTTGAACACGCCGCGGTTCGTCACGCTTCCGAACTTGATGAAGGCAAAGAAGAAACCGATCCCTGTCCTTGACGCTTCAAAGCTCGTGA GCGAATCTGATCTAAAGCCACGTCTCGAAATCTTGAG AGTCGAGGAACCTCCTCGCCGTGCGcctgggcgccgcgtcgctaACGTTGACGAGCTGATTGAGAGGCTTATCACTGAAGCAAAAGTTATTCATTCTTGA
- a CDS encoding tetratricopeptide repeat-containing protein (encoded by transcript BESB_085560), with protein MRPPESLDEPASLSFADLIKQQQTAATSRAGGRGDLVLAYGSCLIRKYKQKLGNALWGVLETVYVQALEYRQDRLARFCLQTLQQRWPGSARVKRLEGLALEAQAHWDAALARYEEMLEQHPHDPLTRKRVVAALKNRGRLSECIQMLFLHLDEFGTDAEAWQELGTIFAGEGRLAQAAFCFEELLVHEPLNILFLSVYAELQYGLHRCRLSRQYAAYLVSLHPRNIRAFWTLIIASRQTIDDACGKDRITRGQEKTKKTEKEKSASPAPSSAVDEEVKDVLHLSLGALRRLGAIYEEEIAKADEEDGETVGRCVLDALFGEAALRRLESHRRFFVARAAGLGIEIK; from the exons ATGCGGCCGCCGGAGTCTCTCGACgagcctgcgtcgctctccttcgcAGACTTGATCAAGCAGCAACAGACCGCCGCGACGTCGCGAGCAGGGGGCAGAGGAGATCTTGTTCTCGCATATGGCTCTTGCCTCATTCGAAAATACAAGCAGAAGCTAGGCAATGCAT TGTGGGGCGTCTTGGAGACGGTCTACGTCCAAGCGCTCGAGTACCGACAGGACCGGCTGGCGCGG TTTTGCCTGCAGACGCTTCAGCAGCGCTGGCCCGGGAGCGCGCGGGTgaagcgcctcgagggcctGGCGCTAGAGGCGCAGGCACACTGGgacgctgcgctcgcgcggtACGAGGAGATGCTGGAGCAGCATCCCCACGACCCGctgacgaggaagcgcgtcgtcgcggcgctgaaaAACCGA GGCCGCCTCTCGGAGTGCATTCAGATGCTTTTCTT GCACCTGGACGAGTTCGGAacggacgcggaggcctggCAAGAGCTCGGCACGATCTTCGCGGGAGAAGGGAGACTTGCTCAggccgccttctgcttcgAAGAGTTGCTCGTCCACGAACCGCTTAACAttcttttcctctccgtcTACGCTGAG CTCCAGTACGGCCTCCACCGCTGCCGGTTGAGTCGGCAGTACGCGGCCTATCTGGTGTCGTTGCACCCGCGCAACATCCGCGCGTTTTGGACGCTCATCATC GCTTCGCGACAGACGATCGACGATGCGTGCGGCAAAGACCGGATCACGCGCGGgcaggagaagacgaagaagacagagaaagagaaaagcgcgtctccggcgccttcctcggcggTCGACGAGGAAGTGAAAGACGTGCTCCACCTCTCGCTCggtgcgctgcggcgtctcggcgcgATCTACGAAGAAGAAATCGCCAAA GCTGACGAAGAAGATGGGGAAACTGTCGGCCGCTGCGTGCTTGACGCCCTCttcggcgaggcggcgctgcgacgccTGGAGAGTCATCGCCGATTCTTCGTTGCGCGGGCTGCAGGCCTGGGCATCGAAATTAAGTAG